ATCTCATACTTCTCCGGTTCTTCTGACATAGATATCTTCGATGAATTGTCTTGATTGATCTACGGATTCGACAATCCCAAAATAATAGATATTGCATTTCTAAATACATGTGGAAAGCCTGTTGTGAGCAGGACTCTCTTTCCACTGGACTGTCGCTAACTGTCACTTTGGAAGGAGTGTGCAGGTTTTATTCATgttagtgtttttgtttttgtttgcacaGCTCTTACCTTGACCTGGCCAAAGCCTATGGTAATTGCAGCAGCACATGTGAAGCCTTTTATTACAGGGAAAGAAATAAAGTCCAAAAGGAACCCTGGAGAGAGAACAACCAAAACCATGAATAGATGACGGGCAGATTCATGAACCGGATCTAAAACAAGTGCCATTGCCACAGTCTGATAGATACAATCTGAGCTTTCAAAAACTGTGTCTGGGTAAGCAGGAGAAGTTATAGACATGATGGCAGGAAGTGGCTATGCTACACTGACAAACTAACTTTTTCGCCTCTGCACAGTCCCTGTGGTTCTGTTATTTCCTTGCTGTTGATTTGTGTAACCGCTGCCAGTGCCAGTATTGAATCATTATGAACATAGCACCTTGAGCAATTCCATCTCTCTCGTCCTAATTCCACCCTTCTTTTTAACACCATCCCTCTTTCTCCCTAACTGATGCCACTCTCACTACCTCCCTTCCAGAGGCAAAACTGTTCTCTACGGTGCATGCATAACTGTTTTCACTGTGTCTATATTGTACTGAAGAAAACCACAATTTCCTTATTCTGCAGCATAAATCTTTATCATGTTCTTGTGCACTtacacttttttttaaacctaTTTATTACTTTTAATTTGATATTTGTGAATAAGCCTAAACTGAGTCAAAAGCTCCAGATCTGCAAAATCCCTTGACTAATACAACTGATTGTGATTCTGAGTCACAAATTCAGATTCGCTTTGTGGTGATGATTTTAATGAGCTTACCATGCTGGATTCAATGCACCCAATATAATGGCAATATATGTCCTAAACCTCACCTAATCTCAGTAGAGCCATAGCAGCTTGAATTGCTCCGCAGAGTAGACTGAGAAGGACGGCCCGGTTAGGCTTCCCCCCCACCACAGATGAACACAAGAGGGACATGATGGCTGTGGGCCCCAGTGTCAAATCCTTGGCGGTCCCCAGAAGTGCATAGATCAACCCCCCCATGAAGGCAGAATACAGGCCATACTGCAGGGCGAAATAAGGATCAATTAGACAAAAGCAAAAGCATCAGTTAACTTCCATAGAATAACAACGTGACATCGATGAGTAAAATCATAGTTTCAAGAGCCTGGTTGGGAAATGGTTGAGGACAGAATATGAAGAGAgctgagttaaaaaaaaactgtaatggGAAAGAGGCATGTGAGAAAATTGACTAAACCGCATAGAGAAGAAACAGATGTGAAAATGCAAAATTTGAGGCTTTATACATCATTGTCTCTgttaaaaacaaaaggaaaattgTTTTGCCTTTGGCACTATTATTACTTTGAAAGCTAATCCACATGAGCAACTGTATATGATACCTTTATTTACATGAAATATAAAAAGAATTTGCACACCTCCAGTTGCTTTTTCAGTGACGCTCTGCTTAGGGACCGTTTGTACATATAAGGTTTTATACTTTGACTTGACATTACGTGTCAAGTTCTACAGCAATAGCCTTTACTTTTACAGATGACTAAATCAGTTACGTAGTATACTGTGACTCACCTGCACAGGGAGACCAGCTACCTCTGCATAAGCAAGGCTCTGTGGTATAGCAGTCAGTCCTACAGTGAGCCCTGCAATTAGGTCCATCTGGAGCCACCTACGGTTGTACCTGGGCAACCACGAGAGGACAGGCAGCAAGGCTTTCAGCTTGTAGTAGGAGAAGAAAGCCTTTAACTGGCCCTGGGACAAGACATCTTCTACGAGTGGCTGGTCCATCTTACTTGGGTATAGTTTAGGAAGATTCCCTGGGGGAGAGAATGAGTGGAGATGGAGAGCTATTCACTGAGATGAATATATAGCTTTTCTTTCCCTGGCACAAATATTGCTATCCTTATGCTGACCAAATGCAAGAATAGGCTGGATACACCAAAAACACTTACACAAACAGTGTTGAGGGATAGCAAGCAGTCAAAATTCCTCCTCTTCTTTAAACTGTCAGCAATCAACTTATCCACTCATAAAAGCTGATTTGAAGTGCTGCTTAGTTTGGTTTCGGTGAGCTTCAATAGAGCCCTTTTCTCTGTGCAACTGGCAGGCAGGCACAGACAACAACACTGTGGTCCGTGTGTTTTCCCTctcttcactttctctctctctgtctgtcagtttgtCTGTGTGTATCCTCCAAGGAAAATATCCAGCACAGCAAAGCAGGCTGAGGGGAGGTCATATCTTGAGATCCATGCTGTTATGTCGGATTCACATAATGAGAAAAGACGAGGGGGGGGAAAAGCCATAAATTGACTCACTGCAGGCAACTGGAAGAGAAGAAAAGGCGTTACACACTTAGCCCCTTAATAAATGTCATGAATAGAATATTTTGCACTGTTGAAATATAAATACAGGAAACTGGCTTATTTCAAGTGAGAAGAGGTGTGTGTGACTTCAAAATCATATGACATATTGGGGTAAAGGTCATTTTTTGCTTTACGCTGTCTGACCAGTGTTGGTTTCACAACGTCCAGAGTTTTTCTCCATAATCATCAACCAGTAATAAGGTTGACATTGAGCAACTGAGACAAAGTGAGACTATACTTTAACATCCTGGCACTGACAAGGTTCTTGTTATTATATAAAGTTCCACCTGTTGTGATAGTGGACAGGAACATAAtatagactagaatagaatagaactgaatagaatagaatagaatagaatagattggaatagaatagaataaaatagaatagaatggaatagattggaataaaatagaatagagtTCGGGACTTACCCATTGTGGTTCCTTCTTTTCTTCACTCTCCAGTATTACTGTGATTTTTCAGCTCTGTCTCAACTACAGCACTGACATATCACTTgctaaaaacacacttcctcaaAATTTCACTCGTCGTCCCGGTACCTTACCCACGTGACCACTGTCACATGGCCGAAGTTTGTGGTCACATGACTTAGTTGTTTCAGGAAGGTGGATTTGCGTCGTTGTCTAAGTTAGCAAAGTTAGCAACGTTTGATAACTTAGATAACGTCCACGAGCATTTTGACAGAGCAGTCGTTTTTTATGGACATGGTGTGACTCAGTGGTTCTTGGCCCTATTTCGTCATGCCACGCGCGTTGTTGGTTCTGTCTCTTATTCTTGCAGTGTCTTGCATCGGGCGGTCAAAGAAAAGAAATGTCTTCCTAATAATTGGTGAGTGAACTTTCAAACTCTGATTATATTGATTGCAGCAACAGATGAAGAAGGGTGGAAGAGCTGTCAAGTACACGCGTGCGTCTTtgattatctgtgtgtgtgtgcgtgtgcgcgctctCTCCAGCCGACGATGCGGGCTTTGAGACAGATGTCTATAACAACTCTGTGGTCCACACCCCACACCTCCGTTCTTTGGCCCAGCGCAGCTTGGTGTTTAAAAACGCCTTCACTTCTGTCAGTAGCTGCTCACCTAGCCGTTCAGCCATCCTCACTGGCCTGccacaggtaacacacacacgccttctctttcattcacacatacacattcgCAAGGCCGGATTAAAGTAACATGGGCCCCGGGGCTATGAGTTTTTCAAGCCCCCCCCCATCAACAATCACTTAAGACTGAAGTTTTATTTTATGACACAATGAGATTTTTGATGATGGATATAATGTCTGAGTgagtaaaggcaaataatagaagTCTGGTTAATTCAAACGATTacttcactttactgtaatgcagcatttaaaaccaggaaaagataacacttatgccatatcacAAAATCTAAGGCAATATATATTGTCTCACATCACAATATCTgatacacatgttaacacattGCCAACTGCTGgtatgagagagagaagcagctgACTTCCCCCTCTACTAATTCCACTTATCCTTCCTCTCATAGcagctcacatacacacacacacacacacacacacacacacacacacacacacacacacacacacatcagttggGAGAACAGACACAGAAGACCCCGAGCCTCATGGGCCCCCTCACGTCATCGGGCCCCGGGGCTTGAGCCCCGGTAAGCCCTTGCATTAATACAGGCTTGCACATTCGCTCTCTTTAACTCACGCACACGCTATCCCTTGCAACTGTGTAGGTTTACACTGACCATTGGTGTTGACTACTTCCTCACTGGGGGAGTAGGAGTGTGTGTGATTCACCTTCAAGGTACAGTAACTCGCACATCTGCCTTGTGTTTCCAGCATCAGAATGGCATGTATGGCCTCCACCAAGGAGTCCATCACTTCAACTCTATTGATGGAGTGCAAAGCCTTCCATTGCTCCTAAGACAGGCCGACATAcatacaggtagatagatagctgTGTCTTGGAAGGAATGACTGGCCATGATCTCAGTCCTGCATCTACACGTTAATGGCATTTCTTCTTGTTACTCTGCCCCTGATGGGAAAAGTTTATTTTGCTTTGTTGCAGAACGTTAAAAGTCCActgactttctctctctgtcatacaGGTATAATTGGTAAAAAGCATGTTGGTCCAGGATCAGTGTACCCTTTTGATTTTGCCTACACTGAGGAGAACAACTCAGTCCTCCAGGTGGGCAGGAATATCACCAGGATCAAACTACTGGTCAGAAAGTTCTTCCAGACCCATAAAGAGGAAGCTGCTGGGcaaagggaggaggggggaaaaaggacAAAGAGAACTAGAGAAAatgcagaggaggaagagagaccaTTTTTTCTCTATGTTGCGTTCCATGACACCCACCGATGCGGACATTCCCAGCCTCAATATGGAGCCTTCTGTGAGAAATTTGGGAATGGTGAGATGGGAATGGGTAGAATTCCAGACTGGACACCTGAATACTATACTCCTGAGCAGGTTAAGGTCAGTGAAACAAATTAGAAAATCTCTAACTATTTCGCTCTACTTTCTACCAAGAAGATAATTTCTGATATCCGATAACCATAATTTATTAGCTGCAAAATTTGAAACGTTAAACAGATGACATCTTGGCCTTCAAAAGCTTTATCAAACCtagcttcttttttattttacgaTTTTGTCTTTTCGTTTGGTTGTTAGAACATGATATTTGCTGTAAAATAATCATGATAAAAAATCTACAATCTTTGAATGTCTTTCTTATGTCATTCATAATGCAGTCCACGTTTCTCACATATTGACTCGAATGTTTTTGGTCCCATGACCTCTGCCACAGTATATATTGCAGCAACCCATTATTTACCTCTGGTCTTTCTTCCTCTTGTGTTTTTCAGGTTCCCTATTTTGTACCAGACACACCTGCAGCTCGAGCTGACCTAGCTGCCCAATACACCACAGTTAGTAGACTGGACCAGGGTATGTAAATCACAGGTCAGATGTGGACTATACATGTAGCTTTACACAAAACCATGCAAATACACCCATAAGCACACACACGTACTcgcaaagctaaaaaaaaatggtCAGAAACCAGAAAGTAACACAGTAAACCAAGACTGAGTGATAACCACAAACTAATTTGTGTGAATTTATTAATtagtagcgacaggcatgggtgcaagtccatgaatactgggatggcatccagcgctttacctgtgcccctggccatagggttagtggttttgtcaggaagggcatccggcggattgacaagaccataccagattggttgaggctccataccggattggtcaagg
This genomic stretch from Lampris incognitus isolate fLamInc1 chromosome 5, fLamInc1.hap2, whole genome shotgun sequence harbors:
- the sgsh gene encoding N-sulphoglucosamine sulphohydrolase; its protein translation is MPRALLVLSLILAVSCIGRSKKRNVFLIIADDAGFETDVYNNSVVHTPHLRSLAQRSLVFKNAFTSVSSCSPSRSAILTGLPQHQNGMYGLHQGVHHFNSIDGVQSLPLLLRQADIHTGIIGKKHVGPGSVYPFDFAYTEENNSVLQVGRNITRIKLLVRKFFQTHKEEAAGQREEGGKRTKRTRENAEEEERPFFLYVAFHDTHRCGHSQPQYGAFCEKFGNGEMGMGRIPDWTPEYYTPEQVKVPYFVPDTPAARADLAAQYTTVSRLDQGIGLVLQELKEAGYENNTLVIYSSDNGIPFPNGRTNLYHSGTAEPMLVSSPEHKERWGDTSQAYVSLLDITPTILDWFSIPYPSYKLPISSVDPVHLTGRSLLPALVTEPSSWHTVYASQSLHEVTMYYPIRSVYQGAYHLLHNLHYRMSFPIDQDLYVSPTFQDLLNRTHLGQPTHWFKSLEKYYYRDRWELYDIRADPKETKNLALDPSYSTVLEGLRLGLQKWQWETGDPWVCGPDYVLEDKLEPHCRPLYNGL